Proteins encoded together in one Candidatus Methylomirabilis limnetica window:
- a CDS encoding SDR family NAD(P)-dependent oxidoreductase has translation MELGLRGKVVMVTGGSRGIGRAIALGCAEEGCRLSICGRGLITLEEVAETIKAYGVELLTVSADLTDPHGAERFVQATLERYGRIDVLVNNVGGSRRGELEALSEEDWREVYDLNFFSTLRMVRLVVPVMKRQGGGRIINIASIWGRESGGAMTYNASKAAVISLSKSLARELAPHNILVNSVAPGSTLFPGGSWDKRQRENPSQMAQFIKDELPLGRFGRPEEVAAVVVFLASQKASLVTGACVTVDGCQSRSLI, from the coding sequence ATGGAGTTGGGGTTGCGTGGGAAGGTTGTGATGGTGACCGGCGGAAGCCGAGGGATCGGCAGGGCGATCGCCCTGGGTTGTGCCGAGGAGGGGTGCCGGCTCAGTATCTGTGGTCGAGGCCTTATAACACTGGAAGAGGTGGCCGAGACGATCAAAGCCTACGGGGTCGAACTCCTCACGGTGTCCGCCGACCTCACCGACCCTCATGGGGCCGAGCGCTTTGTGCAGGCGACGCTCGAGCGGTATGGCCGGATCGATGTGCTGGTGAACAATGTCGGCGGGTCACGCCGCGGGGAGCTGGAGGCCCTCTCGGAGGAGGATTGGCGAGAGGTGTACGATCTGAACTTCTTCTCGACGCTACGGATGGTCCGGCTGGTGGTGCCGGTGATGAAGCGGCAGGGCGGAGGCCGGATCATCAACATCGCCTCGATCTGGGGGCGAGAGTCGGGAGGGGCGATGACCTACAACGCGTCTAAGGCGGCGGTGATCAGCCTCTCCAAGTCACTCGCCAGGGAGCTGGCCCCTCACAATATCCTGGTCAACAGTGTGGCGCCTGGCTCGACACTCTTTCCGGGTGGCTCGTGGGACAAGCGGCAGCGCGAGAACCCGAGCCAGATGGCCCAGTTTATCAAGGACGAGCTTCCGCTTGGCCGATTCGGCCGTCCCGAGGAGGTCGCAGCCGTAGTGGTCTTTCTGGCGTCCCAAAAGGCGAGCTTAGTGACCGGAGCGTGCGTTACGGTCGATGGCTGTCAGTCGCGGTCGCTTATCTAA
- a CDS encoding STAS domain-containing protein, with protein sequence MQLEQRRAGEALVVAPLEDRLDARVATDFKERMAELIASGNTKIVLDLSRVEFIDSSGLGAIVSSLKRMGGQGDLVVCGLQETTMTMFRLTRMDRVFQVFGNEQQAISALGC encoded by the coding sequence ATGCAGCTTGAGCAGCGGAGAGCAGGCGAGGCCTTGGTGGTTGCGCCGCTAGAGGATCGACTGGATGCCAGGGTCGCGACTGATTTTAAGGAGCGGATGGCCGAACTGATCGCTTCGGGGAATACGAAGATCGTGCTGGACCTCTCCAGGGTTGAGTTCATCGACAGCAGTGGGTTGGGGGCGATCGTCTCGAGCCTGAAACGCATGGGGGGACAAGGGGATCTGGTCGTATGCGGATTGCAGGAAACCACCATGACCATGTTCCGGCTCACTAGGATGGACCGGGTGTTTCAGGTCTTTGGCAATGAGCAGCAGGCCATATCAGCCTTAGGCTGCTAA
- a CDS encoding glycogen/starch/alpha-glucan phosphorylase: MSNRRPEQQARLTSKKHSDVALTVPAFLDTIRYHARYSLGKRWGLCSGRELFTAVALAVRDALIDRMLETEDRYQQTDPKRVHYLSMEYLLGRSLKNNLSNLRMLDLCRDALRKMGVDFEEVMEGECEAALGNGGLGRLAACFLDSLATMGMPGYGYGLNYEYGLFKQDIDNGYQKEKPDNWLIHGSPWQIERPDEACIVPLYGRIEHGIDRAGQYNPMWMDWKIIVGVPHDMPIVGFGGQTVNVLRVYSARSSAEFDMQIFNEGDYLKAVEQQIASETISKVLYPSDLVEAGRELRLVQEYLLVACTLRDIVRRYEKSHATFDQFASKVAIHLNDTHPALAVAELMRILVDEHAQPWEKAWETTQATLSYTNHTLMPEALEKWSVSLLEYVLPRHLQIIYEVNHRFLAQVASVWPDDHERLRRMSLIEEGEQKAVRMVNLALVGSHSTNGVSALHTQIVKTSLVPDFYQLWPEKFNTKTNGVTPRRWLLQANPLLADLITSTIGSDWITDLGKLRALEPYAQDPDFQQAFMMVRRSSKTLLTQIIYDRCRVAVSPDALFDVHVKRIHEYKRQLLNVMQIIHQYLRMIQDGITPPVPRVYIFAGKAAPGYWAAKQIIKLITSVGQVINADPRVQGLIKVVFLPDYRVSLAEQIVPATDVSEQISMAGTEASGTGNMKFAMNGALTIGTHDGATIEIMDEVGQENIFLFGLQVEEIRQMRAGGSYHPRTYYHRNPDIRRLMDTFASGLFCPDEPSRFRWIYESVLDRGDPYFHLADLESYIETQERVAQAFKDPVGWTCKAILNVARTGKFSSDRAIAEYAREIWNIKPSSSPPDATG, encoded by the coding sequence ATGTCGAACAGAAGGCCTGAGCAGCAAGCGCGGCTGACATCTAAAAAGCATAGCGATGTGGCCCTTACCGTACCTGCCTTTCTAGATACTATCCGCTATCATGCCCGGTACTCGTTGGGCAAAAGGTGGGGGCTCTGTTCCGGTCGCGAACTTTTTACGGCTGTCGCGTTAGCTGTTCGAGACGCCCTCATCGACAGAATGTTGGAGACCGAGGATCGGTATCAACAGACCGATCCCAAGCGCGTGCATTATCTCTCTATGGAGTATCTCCTGGGTCGGTCCTTGAAAAATAACCTGAGCAATCTGCGGATGCTCGATCTTTGCCGAGATGCGCTGCGCAAGATGGGCGTTGATTTTGAGGAGGTGATGGAAGGTGAATGTGAGGCCGCCCTGGGAAATGGCGGGCTCGGTCGCTTGGCGGCGTGTTTTCTGGACTCCCTAGCCACCATGGGTATGCCGGGGTACGGATACGGACTTAACTATGAGTATGGCTTGTTCAAACAGGACATTGACAATGGGTACCAGAAGGAAAAACCGGACAACTGGCTGATCCACGGAAGCCCCTGGCAGATTGAGCGTCCCGATGAGGCCTGCATCGTTCCCCTATACGGTCGCATCGAACACGGCATCGACCGCGCAGGCCAATACAACCCCATGTGGATGGATTGGAAGATCATCGTCGGCGTTCCGCACGACATGCCGATCGTGGGGTTCGGTGGCCAGACGGTGAATGTGCTGCGAGTGTACTCGGCGCGATCGTCCGCGGAATTTGATATGCAGATCTTTAATGAGGGGGACTACTTGAAAGCGGTCGAGCAGCAGATCGCCTCGGAGACCATCTCAAAGGTCCTCTACCCCTCTGACTTGGTCGAAGCGGGTCGGGAACTGCGACTGGTTCAAGAATACCTACTTGTGGCATGCACCCTTCGAGACATTGTCAGGCGCTATGAAAAGAGTCATGCCACCTTTGACCAGTTCGCCTCCAAGGTCGCCATTCACCTCAACGATACCCATCCAGCCCTGGCCGTCGCAGAATTGATGCGCATTCTGGTCGACGAACATGCCCAACCATGGGAGAAAGCCTGGGAGACGACTCAGGCCACACTGTCGTATACCAATCACACCTTGATGCCTGAAGCGTTAGAGAAGTGGTCGGTCTCGCTATTAGAGTACGTCTTGCCACGGCATCTTCAGATCATTTATGAGGTCAACCACCGGTTCCTCGCGCAGGTGGCCTCCGTGTGGCCAGATGACCACGAGCGATTGCGACGCATGTCCCTGATTGAGGAAGGGGAGCAGAAAGCTGTGCGCATGGTGAACCTGGCGCTTGTCGGCAGCCATTCTACAAATGGGGTGTCGGCTCTCCACACCCAAATAGTGAAAACCTCCTTGGTGCCAGATTTCTATCAACTCTGGCCGGAGAAATTTAACACGAAGACAAATGGGGTCACGCCGCGACGCTGGTTGCTTCAAGCCAATCCGCTGTTAGCCGATCTCATTACCAGCACCATTGGGAGCGATTGGATTACTGACCTTGGCAAGCTCAGGGCTTTGGAACCTTATGCGCAGGATCCGGATTTCCAACAAGCATTCATGATGGTGAGGCGATCCAGCAAGACGCTCCTCACTCAGATCATCTATGACCGCTGTCGAGTGGCCGTCAGTCCGGATGCGCTGTTTGATGTTCACGTCAAACGGATCCACGAGTACAAACGGCAATTGCTCAACGTCATGCAGATCATCCACCAGTATCTGCGCATGATCCAAGACGGGATAACGCCGCCGGTACCTCGCGTATACATCTTTGCCGGTAAGGCGGCGCCGGGGTATTGGGCGGCGAAACAGATCATCAAATTAATCACCAGCGTGGGCCAGGTTATCAATGCCGATCCCCGGGTGCAGGGGTTGATCAAAGTGGTCTTCCTGCCCGACTATCGAGTCTCTCTGGCGGAGCAGATCGTCCCCGCTACGGATGTGAGCGAGCAGATTTCCATGGCTGGGACGGAAGCTTCAGGCACGGGGAACATGAAGTTCGCGATGAATGGGGCGCTCACCATCGGCACTCATGATGGGGCCACGATAGAGATCATGGATGAGGTGGGTCAGGAGAATATCTTTCTCTTCGGATTACAGGTCGAAGAGATCCGGCAGATGCGTGCGGGAGGGTCGTATCATCCTCGAACCTACTATCATCGCAACCCCGATATACGACGGCTCATGGACACGTTTGCGTCCGGCCTGTTTTGCCCGGATGAGCCAAGCCGGTTTCGCTGGATTTATGAGTCGGTCCTGGACCGGGGGGACCCATACTTCCACTTGGCCGATCTGGAGTCGTATATCGAGACCCAGGAACGGGTGGCTCAAGCGTTCAAAGACCCCGTGGGCTGGACATGCAAGGCCATCTTAAACGTTGCCAGGACGGGCAAATTCTCCAGCGACCGCGCCATCGCTGAGTACGCCCGGGAGATCTGGAACATCAAGCCATCCTCTAGCCCACCCGATGCGACCGGTTAG
- the thiD gene encoding bifunctional hydroxymethylpyrimidine kinase/phosphomethylpyrimidine kinase: protein MRTALTIAGSDSGGGAGIQADLKTFAALGIFGTSAITSVTAQNTVGVQGVYDLPPEFVGRQIDSVLEDIHIDAAKTGMLSSAAIIEVVAEKVKAYATMRLVVDPVMVAKGGASLLRPDAVKALVERLLPLALVLTPNVPEAEALTGLTITELNGMRQAARQIHGLGPRYVVLKGGHLGGRAIDLLFDGSHFTELDAERIDTPHTHGTGCVFSAAITAELAKGSPVPEAVAIAKRFITAAIHYGFRLGKGFGPTDPMAAARSLTP from the coding sequence ATGCGGACGGCGCTCACGATAGCAGGCTCCGATTCCGGGGGTGGAGCGGGGATCCAGGCTGATCTGAAGACCTTTGCCGCCTTGGGTATCTTCGGGACATCGGCGATTACGTCGGTCACTGCCCAGAACACGGTCGGTGTCCAGGGGGTGTACGATCTGCCGCCGGAGTTCGTCGGGCGCCAGATCGACTCGGTCCTGGAAGATATCCACATCGACGCGGCCAAGACCGGGATGCTTTCGAGCGCAGCGATCATAGAGGTGGTCGCGGAGAAGGTGAAGGCGTATGCGACCATGCGGCTGGTGGTCGATCCGGTGATGGTGGCCAAGGGTGGGGCGTCGTTACTTCGGCCTGATGCCGTGAAGGCGCTCGTCGAGCGTCTGCTGCCCCTTGCCCTTGTTCTCACGCCGAATGTGCCGGAGGCTGAGGCGCTCACAGGGCTGACGATCACCGAGCTCAATGGGATGCGTCAGGCGGCGCGGCAGATCCACGGCCTCGGCCCGAGGTACGTTGTCCTCAAGGGGGGCCACCTTGGCGGTCGCGCGATCGATCTCCTGTTCGACGGAAGTCACTTCACGGAGTTGGATGCCGAGCGGATCGATACGCCGCACACCCACGGGACCGGATGCGTCTTCTCTGCGGCCATCACCGCGGAGCTGGCCAAGGGCAGTCCGGTTCCAGAGGCAGTTGCCATCGCCAAGCGCTTCATCACGGCTGCAATCCACTATGGGTTTCGGCTTGGCAAGGGATTCGGTCCGACCGATCCGATGGCGGCCGCAAGGAGCCTCACGCCATAA
- a CDS encoding ATP-binding protein produces MSGKRITLAITSDLQNVPLIGQAVERFCSLIPLSDVESHRIALCVVEAVNNAILHAYGNEAGHEVEVLFWQYPDHLTLQICDTGMAMDPKHLKPQAASPFDFDPCRLSSIPEGGLGLAIIKATMDDVTYTTCEGKNILTLTRFFGPCQAKDGPLKG; encoded by the coding sequence TTGAGCGGAAAACGGATCACACTAGCCATCACCAGCGATCTGCAGAATGTGCCGCTTATCGGTCAGGCGGTAGAGCGGTTTTGCTCCCTCATCCCACTGTCCGATGTCGAATCACACCGGATCGCGCTGTGTGTTGTCGAGGCTGTCAACAATGCCATCTTGCACGCCTACGGCAATGAGGCAGGACATGAGGTGGAGGTACTCTTCTGGCAGTATCCCGACCACCTGACCCTTCAGATCTGTGACACGGGAATGGCCATGGATCCGAAGCACCTCAAGCCTCAGGCGGCATCACCCTTCGATTTCGATCCGTGTCGCCTGAGCAGTATTCCAGAAGGGGGGTTGGGGCTCGCGATTATCAAGGCAACGATGGACGATGTGACGTATACCACCTGCGAGGGGAAAAATATCCTGACCTTGACCAGGTTTTTCGGACCGTGTCAAGCCAAAGACGGACCATTGAAAGGGTGA
- a CDS encoding HepT-like ribonuclease domain-containing protein, producing MPRDARAYLADIIESCDAITVAVRDLNLAGYESNRLVRSSVEREFIIIGEAAAALGRVAPDAFDAITRARRIVDFRNQLTHEYPTVDDAVVWAIVEHDVSVLQRECMSLMPCVAPNDEVG from the coding sequence ATGCCGCGTGATGCGCGTGCCTACTTGGCCGACATCATCGAGTCGTGCGACGCGATCACCGTCGCGGTTCGAGACCTTAATCTCGCCGGGTATGAAAGCAATCGCCTCGTCCGCTCTTCGGTCGAGCGCGAGTTCATCATCATCGGAGAGGCGGCCGCGGCACTCGGCCGAGTCGCACCGGATGCCTTCGATGCAATCACGCGGGCACGGAGGATCGTGGACTTCCGCAACCAGCTTACCCACGAGTACCCGACCGTGGATGACGCTGTCGTGTGGGCGATCGTCGAACACGATGTATCGGTGCTTCAGCGCGAGTGCATGTCGCTCATGCCTTGCGTCGCCCCCAATGACGAGGTGGGCTAA
- a CDS encoding Hpt domain-containing protein translates to MGEQTTVVFVDEELADLIPEFLENRRRDVETITRLVQEGNHEELTRLGHTMKGTGGGYGFAEISEIGRGIEEASVRGDRKAITTLCERLAAYLAAVTVQVRGQV, encoded by the coding sequence ATGGGGGAACAGACGACTGTTGTCTTTGTTGACGAAGAACTGGCAGACCTGATCCCGGAGTTTTTAGAGAATCGGCGACGGGATGTTGAGACGATCACGCGGCTGGTCCAGGAAGGCAACCATGAGGAGCTCACGCGGTTAGGCCACACGATGAAAGGGACCGGTGGCGGCTATGGGTTCGCAGAGATCAGCGAGATAGGACGGGGGATCGAGGAGGCGAGTGTGCGGGGCGATCGGAAGGCCATCACGACACTGTGCGAGCGGCTGGCAGCGTACCTTGCGGCTGTAACAGTTCAGGTCCGGGGGCAGGTATAG
- a CDS encoding nucleotidyltransferase family protein: MIGVLENNRQAIAAACVRHGVVRLYAFGSALHDDFKPDESDLDLLVEFGPMEPYARVEAYFGMLEELRTVLGLKIDLVMVGAIKNPYIARDIERTRQMLYAA; the protein is encoded by the coding sequence ATGATCGGTGTTCTCGAGAACAATCGCCAAGCGATAGCTGCGGCCTGCGTGCGCCATGGTGTGGTACGGCTGTACGCGTTCGGTTCGGCTTTGCATGATGACTTCAAACCGGATGAGAGCGACCTGGACCTGTTGGTCGAGTTCGGGCCGATGGAGCCGTACGCTCGAGTCGAGGCCTACTTCGGCATGCTGGAAGAACTCCGGACCGTATTAGGCCTGAAGATCGACTTGGTCATGGTGGGGGCCATCAAAAACCCGTACATCGCCCGCGACATCGAGCGTACGAGGCAGATGCTTTATGCCGCGTGA